atgtgccttagcatagttttCAGGAGGATCTAAGGATTCTGAGatgagactgaccagcctgtagtttcctgcGTCTTCCtcatttccactgaaatcaagaTCGTTGTGTTAAGATCAAATTGGATCATTGTGTTCAATGCATGATGTTCAGGAAAGGCAGAATTTCTGATGTGATAGTGTTAGTTAGCATCATAGAAAATGTTTGGATCCAAATAATAGTTTTTCTGCAGGGTAAGTTCTTGAAAGATCATTGTCACTTGGGTTCTCAGGAGTCCTAGTTGGACTGCTGAGGAGCCCATTCGCCCTTTTGTAATTATTCAAGTCATACTTGTGATGCCAAGTAAGCCTACACAAAATTTTagtgggattttattttttcaattataaTTTGTAAATTGTGTGCTTAATATGAAAAGTAATGTATTAactatattttaatatatgatTGTGAAAAATACCACTTTGGATTTTGATAGGTAAAATTCTCTTCTCTTGCAGTTGAGAATTAACTTTGGCATGGGGGAACGAGTACTGCATTCTCAGCAAAGATCTCAGCTGAATGATTTAGCTTGGCACCTGGTTGAACTACATCATGAACATGATAATGTCACATTAGTAACTGATAAACATGATAGAACGAGTGCAAAAATGCCTGGAATTCTCTATGAATTAAATATAGATTATGGATTCTACATAGGTGGTACTAGTAAACTTGAAGTTCCCTACCTTGTTGGAGCACTACCCGGTTTCCGAGGGTGTATTGATGACATGTTGTTCAATCAGCTGGACATTCTGATGCCTCTGAGACCTTCTCCTGGCTTTAAAAATCTCCATGAAGTTTCAGTGGGATGCAGTGATGAATTCTTCGCAGATGAAGATGAACCCATTAGTTTCTTCAGTTCCAGATCCTATGTTTCTTTCCCATCATGGAATGTTGACGACGAGGGAATCTTGGAGTTTACATTGCAAACCTCAGCTGCACGTGGCTTGCTGCTTTACCATCCTGGGCAAGCGGGAGATTTCATTGCAATGGAAATTGAAGACGGATTAATTAAAGCCTGTGTTGGAAAACATAAAAGTAGAACCCAGCTTTCCTCTCGTAGGTCAGTCAATGATAGTCATTGGCACTACATCAAACTGAAATTTACTGCAGAGTATTTGCAGCTGACATTGGATGaagaaactgtgaaaaaatCATTGCCTCCCCACAGTAAGCTGCCGCTTCTGAAGGGGTCTCTTTTTGTAGGTGGTGTAGATGACAGCACACGATTAGAGTTGATTAAGTTAGAGCTAATCTCAGTGTCTGGAAAGTATGCCAGAGGAGGATCCTTCAAAGGTTGCTTAAGAGACCTGAAAAccaattcagaaaagaaatcactgaaGAATGTTCTGGTAACAAAGGACATTTCAGCTGGATGTGAAACAGAAAGTAcctttaataaaaatctttcttcagaCATGGCTGTAAAGAACCCTACTGTGAAAGCCGCCCCAACATTTGCCATTTCCCCTGAAAGCTCTGTCTCTCTGGGCAAGGAAGACAAAAGTCCCCTTTTAGTTCTAAGTAACTTGATTGTGCTAGAGGGTGGACAAGCTTCACTTGAATCTAAACATATAAAAGTCAACTTAGACTTTCAGAAATTAGGGATTCATCAATCACAAATTCTATTTGAAATAAAGGAACGACCCTCTCATGGAGACTTAAAGCTAGATGTTGAACCAGCGCAGGAGGTAAATATGTTTACTATGAATGATTTGTGGCAAGGGAAGATTCTTTATGTCCATGATGGCTCTGAGGACACTTAcgattattttaatttctccattTCTACCACTAGTGAGAAGATTGTGCCTCCATATTTGCAAGGAAATGAGCATCATGTGTTCAGCATTACTGTCACTCCAGTAAATGATGCACCTGAGATCACACTTCCTGAGGGaaacttgctgcttctcttaGAGAACTCCAAAAAACGTTTGACTAGTGATCTGATAAAAGTTCTAGATAGGGATACAGATCCTATGGATCTTAGTCTTTCAGTGCTTGGAAATCTGAATGCAGATGCAGGATTTTTAGAAAATTCAAAGCATCCTGGAAAACCTATTACTACTTTTTCTAACGAGAATTTAAGAGAAGGCAATGTTTTCTTTGTCCACACAGGTGTCAAGAACTCAAGGATTGTTCTGAGGGTGAGTGATGGGGAGAAGGTGAGCAACACTGTTGTGTTACGTGTCATGGCAGTTCCTTTGGATTACAGAGTTGTCAACAACTCAGGGGTAAAGCTACTCCAGGGTGTTACAGCTCTGATCACACCTAGGCATCTCGCAGTTGAAACAAATGCCAACCTCCAGGAGCTGGAGATACGGTATGACATCACAGAGCCACCACAGTTTGGGGAAGTCCAAAGACAGCATTCCAGCGGGGAATGGAAACAAGTCAACTCTTTTTCTCAACGCTCTGTTCAGCGCAGCCGTGTGAGATACTGTagcacttttaaagaaattcagatgGAAAACGTAACTGATCAATTTAAATTCAAAGTCAACATAGGGAACAGAATCAGTGAAGAGCACACGTTCCCAATCAAAGTGAAATGGTTAAGGTACAGTTTATTGAAACATGCTCCTCTGGAAgttgaaaaatcaaaaaaaaccaccttgaaTTCAGATAATCTTTTTGCTGTGATTGTGGATCTAGAAATACCTGAAGATgagcttaattttaaattgcagtCCCTACCAAAGAATGGACAGATACTGCTTAATGACCAGCCTTTGAAAAAAGATTCAGTCTTTAGCCAGAAAGATATTACTGATGAAAAAGTAGCATATGAATTGATCAGCAAATACCATGAAGACAACTGTGATTCATTTAGATTCCTCATTTCTACAAAGTACCTGGAATCAAATTTATATGACTTTGACGTCTATATCAAATCAGatttcagaaacattattttgacCAACAGTGGCCTGACTGTTGCTGAAGGTGAAGGAGAGTTAATAACAAGCACAAAATTGTTTGTGCAAACACCGGATAATAGAACTTTCCAATATAAAGTTACACAGTTTCCTAAGCATGGGAAATTAAAGCTCAGTAAATTTTTAGGCTCATTTGAAAGTAATGACAATGTCACCACTTTCACTAGCAAAGATATAACGGATAACCGCCTTATGTATGTGCACGATGACTCTGAGACAGCGTTTGATGAATTTCTTTTAAGAGCTTCCAGTGAAGAGTCAGGACAGTGGGCAAACTTTGATCCAGAAGTAGAACCTTTCTCAGTAGAAATTAAATTCAACATTTCTGTCCACCTGAAGAATGATGAGAAACCAGTACGTGTAATTGATAAGATATTTAATGTAGTAAGAAATGGGCAGCGATTATTAACTTTGGCAGATCTTTGCTATCATGATCCTGATTCTGATTTTGATGATGGACAGTTGCTATATACTAGACGTGGCATCTCCAATGGGGACTTGGTGTTAACAAATGATACTTTGCACAGACTCTACCAATTCAAACAAGTGGACCTGGAGCAGAAGCAAGTCCTGTTCATACACCGTGGTGCAGATTTTGGGCGTTTTGTGCTCTTTGTGACAGACGGCAAGCACTATACCTCTTCACTTCTGGAAGTTAGCGCCACTGATCCTTATGTTAGGCTGGCAAATAATACAGGCTTGCTGgttcagaaagggaaagaggaaactGTAACAACAGCTAACCTAAGTGCTGTTACAAATGAAGACATAAGAAATGATCATGAGCTTACATATGAGATTGTCTCTTTCCCAAAATATGGAAGAATATATGTAAATAATCTATTGGTGGATTCTTTTACTCAGCTTGATCTGATAAAGGGGTATGTGACTTACAGGCATGATGGCAGCAGCAACCGTATTGACACATTTAACTTTACAATCCATGCTAGAGATGTCCATCTGGATGCTGGAGTGCATGTTCGCATATATCTGGAAAGTCACCAGTTGCCACCAAGGATTGTGAACAAAAACAATCTTTTGgttgaagaaggaaaaccagtgaAAATCAGTAAAGGAAAACTGCAAGTAAGTTAACTGTGTGTTAATAAAGTGCATAGACCAATAGTGTGCATTTCTCTAGTCTCGTAGCGAGTTTTCTTCACCACTTTCTCAGCTGTTGCAGTGTATTTAGTCTCTGACTTCTTTATCTCCTTTTGGTTTGCAGTAACATGACTGCATTCTGGATGCGTAATTCTGGAGGCTGACACTAGCAAGGTTCCATTTCTAAGAAGGAAAACTGGttatattaaaggaaaaagctgcCCATAGTCTTTGACTCTGTTACATATTGGTGCTTGAAAAAGTTAAGATTTGGGCACGCTGCacttgtatatttattttagttgtGACAATTGTTGGTACTTCGTGTATTGTTCTTACTTGAGCTAGTGGGAAATGCCAAGGAAAaaagggttttgtttcattcagtTTGGAACTAGCCCAGTTAACACTGTCTGGGGATTGCatgcaaaagtttaaaaacataGACTCACAAACCTGTGGTCGTTTCTCTTTGGGTAATGCTTCCCCCTCCATGGTTTGTGTGTAGCCTTGCAGTAACTGCCGCGAGAGGGCTCTGGCAGCACACCACTGTGCTGGCCAAATCCTTCTTGCAGGCAGGGGTCTGCAGTTCTTAGCCACTAGTTAACTCTGCCGTTTGTTCctattcaaaatttaaaaaacttaattGGGGTTACAAAACACTGCCATGCCATGTTTATTTAACACATGTCTACTTAAAGGAGCCTGTATTAGGAACTATGTAACCCAGATAAGAATGCCAATTAATTAGGTAGACAAGCTCAGggttaaaagtgaaaaattcagaagagaGTTATAGAATTTCTCCCATgtctgtttaaataattttggggtatgtttttaaatttaaggtTGTTCATGAAAACAGTTCTTCATCTGAGATTGTGTTCACAGTAAGACAGCTTCCAGCACATGGATACATTCGGAAGTTttcctcagaagaaaattatctcagtGCTGACCAAAGGCCGGTTTTGAGCTTCACACAGCAAGATGTTGATGAGGGAAAAGTTCAGTATGTGCAGACAGTTTCTGACCAACTCGATGACCGTTTTTCTCTGGATGTGACCAATAGTGTCCAAACAGTGAGTGGAATTGAGATCTCTGTAGACATCATCCCCAGAATGATTCCACTAGAAGTACAGAACTTCACGGTACTTGAAGGGGGCTCAAAAGCCCTGGTGGAAGACTACCTTAAAATTTCTAGTAGACACTTTGCAGGACTCAgctgtgaatttattttaattgagcAGCCAAAACATGGGTATATTGAAAACTCTCATGTTCCTGGAATAAAGTTAACCACATTTACCAGAAAACAGGTAATGCATTTAGATCTGCTTTGCTGTAGTCGTGATTAATTCTTTGTATTGCTAAAAGCTATGAGGTGGTTTGGTAGGAAGTGGTGGGATGCATGAGTCTGAGCTTTATTCTGGCCTTGTACTGAAGATCTTTGTGCAGTTGCTACCTTGTCATTtagggtggggagggagggtgcCTTGTTGTGGTGAACCACATCACTTCCTTGTGTACCAGTGTTCACACAGACTAGTGTGCTATAATCACAGTAGACTGATGGGGTCACTCACACTTAGGCAGAGTTGTTGGTGTTCTGGAAACCTAAAACAGACAGACTGTGAGTACATTTCGAAAAGACCAGAGGAAATAATGTGTAGATTGAACaaggaggaaaatggaaaaaaaatatttttcttcagtcatgTCTTTGCTCACAGAGAAGCAGTATATGCATGATAAACtacttttcagtcttttagCTCTAACAACAAAACTGTAAGTCACCATCTACTAAAACTGTATTCAGTTTATAGATTCCAGGAAACATTGTGCTTCAGGATGAAGGGGGAATGCTGAGAATGGCAAAATTAAGATATTCTGGCTAGAGGAATGGGCAGATGAGCTGTAAATTTTGCTGTTGTGAACAGAACAACAAATATAGAGGTACAGATCAGATATGAGCATGAATAAAGTCTTAGAAGTCATAAAAAGTTGAGGCAATAAATACAGAGAGGCATGACAAgacttgaatatttttcttctttcattgtGGCATTTTCTTTTAGCCTCTTTAATTTTTCCGGTTGTTACATTTTTCAGGTGGGGCAAGAATTAATTTACTATGTTCATGATGGCAGCGAGGAACTGATGGACAATTTTACTGTGATGGTAAATAACACGGAATTGTGGAAACAAAGCTTGCCCCGAACTGTATTTGTAACAGTTACTGCCGTAAATGATGAAGCTCCTGTTATAAAAGTTAACAGAATTCTTCGGGTATGTTTGTCAATCATGTGatgttgaaattatttctaaCCTGATACCAGTTAATGTACCTTCATTAACAGAGCATTAGGTTTGATTCTGGTGGGGCAGTCAATGTAACAAATGGTGGTCCTGGGGTTTAAGTAAATTAGTGTTAATGAAGGGAAGGGGTAGGGTAATGTATATTTAGGGAGATTCTAGTCATCATGAAGAACACTTTCTGCTGTTGTGATGTAAAGTTCATCTAGAAGGCTGACTGagctttattttaatcttaaagATACGTGAAGTCTCTTGGACTGACAGGTCTTGTGGGGTGGGATGGCTTGCACCTGGATCGTTGTGTGTTAGTGTTGTTTGCTAGGGCATCTTGAGGGCTCTTAACGAATGGTGTAGCTTAGAAAAGTACCAGGAGTAGTGATAATGAGAGTGCAAACATCTCACTGTTGTCTTTGGACAGGCTTCAGACCCTGTGCCTCTTGCCTTTAAGTGTACCAAAGGGTCAGACCTGTGGAGGGGCATTCTGCTGCGTGCTTCTCTCTGGATCCCCAGTGGGATGGAGCAAGAGGAGTGAGCAGCATTTTCACTAGCACTTCATTAGGGAATTCACTATGCGTTGGGTATTTCTGATACAAACCAGGAATGTTCCCTTCTTTAGAAGTTTCTGATAAGAGTAATACGATGCAGTCTGTGAAAACTTAGAGTGTTAGAGGTCATCAAAGTATTAGTACAGACACTGAAACTATTACCGTGTGATACTAGGagctaaaaaaagaacatgCTAATTGTGTCTTAACTCCCCCTCTGCCAccaaatttctgaagaaaattttaaaatcattaatggATGCTACCTTTTGCTCTTAACAGACATAGCTGGCTTCTTaatcttttgatttttgaaaaaagtcACTACTATCACTTCAGTTTCAGTGCTGtttcagatttgtttgtttatttatttgcttatttatttataggcTTGTTATTTGTTTGTGTTATAATCATAGTAACCAGAACCAATTTATTGTGAACACTGTACCCATGTAAACCAAAAAGCCCCTGTGTGTAAAGGCTTCCAGTATGAGATCTGatgagtaaaaataaattaggtgactgaaaagcagaatgaaatggATATGGGTCAGCTGATGAACCTGTGATCACTGTAAACCAGCTGAGAGGCATCAAGACAGAGAAGATATTTAGGAAGGGGTTTGAAAGAAGCTAAGCAGGGTATTTTGATACTACACCATCCCTAGTGCCGTATGGTCCAGTTTACAAATTGGTGGCACCCAAAACATGCATGTAATTTTACATAGTTGTGTGTTGCAGAGGAAGAATAGATTGCTGTAAAGATAATCATAACCTTTTGTTGTGTATTTAGCCTCTTCACATGAGAAAggacattaattttaaaacagtgataGTAGTAGTATCGCGTGGCTTTGCAGTGACAGCAGATAGTCTGTGACAGTCTGCAGATGCCTGCAACAAAAGACACCCTGGCTTGTGCAGAGACTGCTGGCAGAAGCACATACTTCACAAGCATTTCAAATTCACAAGAGTAAAACCTTCCCTGGTTAAAGTAATTACAGCGGTATTCTACAGACGTCAGCACAGCACACTGTAATGTTTGTCCAGTCACAGACAAGAGGGGCGTATGTCCAGTTGGATTTTTCTGTGTCTCTCTTCTAGTGCATTAGTGGCATTGAACTGCAGTCTGTTAACACAACTGCAGtgcactgcactgcagcatATGGATTTTTCTAAAAGTATCTGTAAGCCTGGGCTTCCCAAGAACAATGATAACAGAGCTTAACCTAGACAGAGCTAACCTTGGTCCTCTCTTCTGGGGAGGCATTTTGCATGCTACCCAGAACCAGTATGCTGCCTTTGGGCCTGTGGTTTTGCTGGTCATGTGTAAGCTATTGCTGAGAAATAACCTTAGTTTTTGTCATGAGTGGGTACTAATAAGTAGACATATGTCGGATTCATGTACAGACTAAAATGAAGCTGGAAGATACATCCTGGCAGGGACACACTGAGGTGATCCTTCTTCCAAGCGAACTTGCACATCCCAAGTAGGTGGGGTAAAATGGGTTTTCTTAGTCCTGCTAAATATTGAGATGAGGCAGGCATTCCTGTTTAGGGTGATACTCGCTGGCTCCATATTCTAGCCAAGCAGTCTGTGCTCCTTAAGGACATTGTAGTGGTGAATGT
The Falco rusticolus isolate bFalRus1 chromosome Z, bFalRus1.pri, whole genome shotgun sequence DNA segment above includes these coding regions:
- the LOC119141662 gene encoding chondroitin sulfate proteoglycan 4-like encodes the protein MAGGRGAGVPAALLLPALLLAASRPALTVSFYGDSFVELSMTEASSQTSLQLRFRTSKAHGLLFLAAGKKDYCLMELRAGNVQLRINFGMGERVLHSQQRSQLNDLAWHLVELHHEHDNVTLVTDKHDRTSAKMPGILYELNIDYGFYIGGTSKLEVPYLVGALPGFRGCIDDMLFNQLDILMPLRPSPGFKNLHEVSVGCSDEFFADEDEPISFFSSRSYVSFPSWNVDDEGILEFTLQTSAARGLLLYHPGQAGDFIAMEIEDGLIKACVGKHKSRTQLSSRRSVNDSHWHYIKLKFTAEYLQLTLDEETVKKSLPPHSKLPLLKGSLFVGGVDDSTRLELIKLELISVSGKYARGGSFKGCLRDLKTNSEKKSLKNVLVTKDISAGCETESTFNKNLSSDMAVKNPTVKAAPTFAISPESSVSLGKEDKSPLLVLSNLIVLEGGQASLESKHIKVNLDFQKLGIHQSQILFEIKERPSHGDLKLDVEPAQEVNMFTMNDLWQGKILYVHDGSEDTYDYFNFSISTTSEKIVPPYLQGNEHHVFSITVTPVNDAPEITLPEGNLLLLLENSKKRLTSDLIKVLDRDTDPMDLSLSVLGNLNADAGFLENSKHPGKPITTFSNENLREGNVFFVHTGVKNSRIVLRVSDGEKVSNTVVLRVMAVPLDYRVVNNSGVKLLQGVTALITPRHLAVETNANLQELEIRYDITEPPQFGEVQRQHSSGEWKQVNSFSQRSVQRSRVRYCSTFKEIQMENVTDQFKFKVNIGNRISEEHTFPIKVKWLRYSLLKHAPLEVEKSKKTTLNSDNLFAVIVDLEIPEDELNFKLQSLPKNGQILLNDQPLKKDSVFSQKDITDEKVAYELISKYHEDNCDSFRFLISTKYLESNLYDFDVYIKSDFRNIILTNSGLTVAEGEGELITSTKLFVQTPDNRTFQYKVTQFPKHGKLKLSKFLGSFESNDNVTTFTSKDITDNRLMYVHDDSETAFDEFLLRASSEESGQWANFDPEVEPFSVEIKFNISVHLKNDEKPVRVIDKIFNVVRNGQRLLTLADLCYHDPDSDFDDGQLLYTRRGISNGDLVLTNDTLHRLYQFKQVDLEQKQVLFIHRGADFGRFVLFVTDGKHYTSSLLEVSATDPYVRLANNTGLLVQKGKEETVTTANLSAVTNEDIRNDHELTYEIVSFPKYGRIYVNNLLVDSFTQLDLIKGYVTYRHDGSSNRIDTFNFTIHARDVHLDAGVHVRIYLESHQLPPRIVNKNNLLVEEGKPVKISKGKLQVVHENSSSSEIVFTVRQLPAHGYIRKFSSEENYLSADQRPVLSFTQQDVDEGKVQYVQTVSDQLDDRFSLDVTNSVQTVSGIEISVDIIPRMIPLEVQNFTVLEGGSKALVEDYLKISSRHFAGLSCEFILIEQPKHGYIENSHVPGIKLTTFTRKQVGQELIYYVHDGSEELMDNFTVMVNNTELWKQSLPRTVFVTVTAVNDEAPVIKVNRILRVWVGSVTEITIDDLCAEDKDSSPSELIYSITPPSNGHLALKSSPNKSILSFTQAHIIEGQLVFVHNGAMSGSFNFQVTDGLNSAPRQTFSITAQMLVISLEVNKGLGVFPGFRKPISRHDLKAVTNDVTNAGNRTITFMIVTSPKLGRLIRVNSDNTTQEILSFTQSMVDEGVVMYEHLHAETADWTTEDFFTFTVSSPPSALDLQVFHIVISYEITRHGGNSRLLANTGAIVQEGDRVLINKTNLDASNLLIKLPEIQRSMYEVWYQVVSLPQHGMIFVGERNVTEENPKFSQYMLNKFGIVYVHDDSESRYDNFTFAVWLNLKSKPATKPHSEVLEEMFNITVVPVNDQAPELKTKGLHLKVLQGDVSVLGSESLKVEDLDNAPAELKYTIVSNPNNGYLAMKSNLTVSIKDFTQADVDSGKVWFVQDGSSSSGVFYFSVSDGKHRPLYKLFSLEVIPVALVLVNLTDVALLQGQTSVTITNVQLSAVTNGKSTNIMYEITQPLKYGHLMIGNEQVTKFEQADLYSGRLSYHLTNLAASKEVLEFMLFTAEGNLTGQVLNITVKPLIRVVPDMQISNQAAYKFRSSDLDASELANLTNSNPRFEVLVPPSHGRIVKKRFVSDAVFEDTQTFTQADIDSGVVLLDIDTNMTGTDVLNDSFTFILRADAVQPAVGHFRYSIVPHGRLLVQDFTTEVPFLMSTTTLKIHTTSKDEAPGFSQNEELTVAPQKTEPTMGSGQNHWGNLHGEGPLLSLAMGTSGSVGTKTTTQVNARSPREQAGESSKPWYVIIPLVLVSVLLTVAVTSVCILLMCQKKTTKPLVKSQADAALGSPDQCLEQSLTVPSVTVTPLLKGAEQSTASAFVSVRHEQLLSAVVSPTAEWSLQNGWLNLDPEMIQYCRKTNPTLKHNQYWV